One region of Chlorobiota bacterium genomic DNA includes:
- the hutH gene encoding histidine ammonia-lyase translates to MPTLHLDGQSLTVHQVAQLAFDPSIQIQLAPEAIKRMDDSRQVIEDWVERGRVIYGVTTGFGEFANVVISRENLERLQENLIRSHAVGAGDPIELPVMRAMMALRINALAKGFSGVRRATVMTLVDMLNKNIIPVAPSQGSVGSSGDLVQLSHLVLAAMGEGRVWKEGTIVPAGPELEQAGIEPLRLGAKEGLALINGTQMMGAFGAIALDAAIRYARTADVLAALSVEALKGTDRAFDERLHRARPHPGQILVAQNLRNLMAESEVRESHRYDDDRVQDAYSLRCIPQIHGASRDAIAHVDRVMEIEINSATDNPLIFADDGEPIEGGNFHGQPLALALDFLTIAAAELANVSERRTERLVNGALSRLPRFLTENGGLNSGYMIAQYTAASIVSENKVLAHPASVDSIPTSANQEDHNSMGSIAAQKSLKVVRNLASVLAVEYLCAAQGLDFHAPLKTGRGLQPVYELLRSQLPHLSEDRIIYNDLQIARELIESGAVLRAAEEGLGEGVG, encoded by the coding sequence ATGCCTACTCTCCATCTTGACGGCCAATCGCTTACTGTTCATCAGGTTGCGCAGCTTGCCTTCGATCCATCCATCCAGATTCAGCTTGCGCCGGAAGCGATCAAGCGGATGGATGATTCGCGCCAAGTGATTGAAGATTGGGTGGAGCGGGGAAGGGTGATCTACGGCGTGACGACCGGGTTTGGCGAGTTTGCGAACGTGGTGATCAGTCGGGAAAATTTGGAGCGGCTGCAGGAGAATCTGATCCGCAGCCACGCCGTGGGGGCCGGCGACCCGATTGAGCTTCCGGTGATGCGGGCAATGATGGCCCTGCGGATTAACGCGCTGGCAAAAGGCTTCAGTGGCGTGCGCCGCGCAACGGTGATGACGCTGGTGGATATGCTGAACAAGAACATCATTCCGGTGGCTCCATCGCAAGGTTCGGTGGGGTCATCGGGCGATCTTGTGCAGCTTTCCCACCTTGTGCTGGCGGCAATGGGGGAAGGAAGAGTTTGGAAAGAAGGGACGATTGTTCCCGCCGGGCCGGAGCTGGAGCAAGCCGGAATCGAGCCGCTGCGGCTGGGGGCAAAGGAGGGGTTGGCGTTGATTAACGGAACACAGATGATGGGAGCGTTTGGCGCGATTGCCCTGGACGCAGCAATCCGCTACGCCCGCACTGCCGATGTTCTTGCGGCCCTTTCGGTAGAGGCCTTGAAGGGGACCGACCGCGCCTTCGACGAACGTTTGCACCGGGCGCGGCCACACCCCGGGCAGATTCTTGTGGCGCAGAATCTGCGGAACCTGATGGCTGAATCCGAGGTTCGGGAGTCGCACCGTTACGACGACGACCGGGTGCAGGATGCCTACTCACTCCGCTGCATCCCGCAAATCCACGGGGCCAGCCGCGACGCAATCGCCCATGTTGATCGGGTGATGGAGATAGAGATCAACAGCGCCACCGACAACCCCCTAATTTTTGCCGACGACGGCGAGCCAATCGAAGGGGGGAATTTCCACGGCCAGCCGCTGGCGTTGGCGTTGGACTTCCTGACGATTGCTGCTGCCGAGCTTGCCAACGTCTCCGAACGCCGCACCGAGCGGTTGGTGAACGGCGCGCTTAGCCGGCTGCCACGCTTCCTAACGGAAAACGGCGGGCTGAACAGCGGCTACATGATTGCGCAATACACCGCAGCCTCCATCGTAAGCGAGAACAAGGTGCTGGCGCATCCGGCATCGGTGGATTCAATCCCGACCTCGGCAAACCAGGAAGATCATAACTCCATGGGTTCCATTGCCGCGCAGAAATCGCTGAAAGTTGTGCGGAACCTTGCCAGCGTCTTGGCCGTGGAATACCTGTGTGCCGCGCAAGGGCTGGACTTCCACGCGCCCCTAAAAACCGGGCGTGGGTTGCAGCCGGTGTATGAGCTTCTCCGGTCCCAACTTCCCCACCTTAGCGAGGACCGAATAATCTACAACGACCTTCAGATTGCGCGGGAATTAATTGAATCAGGAGCAGTGCTGCGCGCAGCAGAGGAAGGGTTGGGGGAGGGGGTGGGGTAA
- a CDS encoding short-chain dehydrogenase, translating to MDIAGKTVLVLGGWGLVGASVCRRLLAERPARLVVTSLHEAEATEAAQALQRDVPEGASVEFVPWWGNIFGRFEQRTAPRESLLSDRPARMTLIHDIFDELTDDILHNSALYRLITDHNVDAVVDCINTATAIAYQDIYGSVRGTLNAADSDGRYDGETVERLIASQYTPQLIRHIQILYRSMLDAGTAMYVKIGTAGSGGMGLNIPYTHSEERPSRVLLSKSSVAGAQTLLLFLMARTPNGPVIKEIKPTATIAWKRIQHGEVLRKGQPIPLVDCPPERGVKLEGSLQLKAEGVATPTGSNLSAPFIDTGENGIFSRGEFEAISSLQQMEMITPEEIAEATVFELKGGNSGHDVIAALDSTVYGPTYRGGYLRSRAVQRLAKLEEETGVPSVAFEMLGPPRLSKLLFEAHILGHVAGSLANVLGTDAETLSVAADALLRANADIRSRAISIGIPILMRDGVTLLRGESIKIPPFRGQWELPVTPEETNHWANAGWIDLRTENMAAWKDRLSRIQAETEAHREDDTSSRNNFPMDHWESFQTMPIGKIAAWIFTVEDNGARMKA from the coding sequence ATGGATATTGCCGGAAAAACCGTTCTTGTTCTTGGCGGATGGGGCCTTGTTGGGGCAAGTGTTTGCCGCCGCTTGCTTGCCGAACGCCCTGCCCGCCTTGTGGTAACTTCGCTTCACGAGGCCGAAGCCACCGAGGCCGCCCAAGCCCTTCAGCGCGACGTTCCCGAAGGGGCCAGCGTGGAGTTCGTCCCGTGGTGGGGGAACATCTTCGGGCGATTTGAGCAGCGCACCGCCCCCCGCGAATCGCTCCTGTCCGACCGCCCCGCACGCATGACCCTGATCCACGACATCTTCGATGAGCTTACCGACGACATCCTCCATAACTCCGCGCTCTACCGCCTGATTACCGACCACAACGTGGATGCCGTGGTGGATTGCATCAACACCGCAACGGCAATCGCCTACCAGGACATTTACGGATCCGTCCGCGGCACGCTGAACGCCGCCGATTCCGACGGCCGCTACGATGGAGAAACGGTGGAACGGCTGATTGCATCACAGTACACCCCGCAGCTGATTCGCCACATCCAAATCCTCTATCGCTCGATGCTGGATGCCGGAACGGCAATGTATGTGAAGATCGGCACGGCCGGCTCGGGGGGGATGGGGCTGAATATCCCCTACACCCACTCGGAAGAACGCCCGTCGCGGGTGCTGCTCAGCAAAAGCTCGGTTGCCGGCGCGCAAACCTTGCTGCTGTTCCTGATGGCACGCACGCCAAACGGGCCAGTGATTAAGGAGATTAAGCCAACCGCCACCATTGCTTGGAAACGGATTCAGCATGGCGAGGTGCTTCGCAAAGGGCAGCCAATTCCGCTGGTGGATTGCCCGCCGGAGCGGGGGGTGAAGTTGGAGGGAAGCCTACAACTGAAAGCCGAAGGAGTGGCCACGCCAACCGGAAGCAACCTGTCCGCCCCGTTTATTGACACCGGCGAAAACGGAATCTTCTCGCGCGGGGAGTTCGAGGCGATTTCATCGCTGCAGCAGATGGAGATGATTACCCCAGAAGAAATTGCCGAGGCCACCGTCTTCGAGCTGAAAGGGGGGAACTCCGGCCACGACGTGATTGCCGCGCTTGACTCCACCGTCTATGGCCCCACGTATCGTGGCGGATATTTGCGAAGCCGTGCGGTCCAGCGGTTGGCAAAGTTGGAGGAAGAAACCGGCGTTCCATCGGTGGCGTTCGAGATGTTGGGACCGCCACGGTTGTCGAAGCTGTTGTTCGAGGCGCATATCCTGGGCCACGTTGCTGGGTCGCTTGCCAACGTGCTTGGCACCGATGCCGAAACCCTTTCGGTGGCGGCCGATGCCTTGCTCCGCGCCAATGCCGACATCCGCAGCCGCGCCATCTCCATCGGCATTCCAATTTTGATGCGGGATGGAGTGACGTTGCTTCGGGGGGAGAGCATAAAAATCCCGCCATTCCGTGGCCAGTGGGAGCTGCCGGTCACGCCCGAGGAGACCAACCATTGGGCGAACGCCGGCTGGATTGACCTTCGCACAGAAAACATGGCGGCTTGGAAGGATCGCCTTTCGCGAATCCAAGCCGAAACCGAAGCGCACCGCGAAGACGACACCAGCAGCCGCAACAACTTCCCGATGGACCACTGGGAATCGTTCCAAACCATGCCAATCGGAAAAATTGCCGCCTGGATTTTCACGGTGGAAGATAACGGGGCACGGATGAAAGCCTAA
- a CDS encoding CopD family protein: MLRWLVIIHVLGATIWVGGHLILAIRYLPKALQEKSTAPIVGFEHHYEALGLPALALQVITGVWMAHIYQVEWFSFETVHYAIINTKIILLLCTVLLAIHARVFIIPSLTPKKLPLLASHIILVTIIAVAMLYLGLSFRLGMG, encoded by the coding sequence ATGCTCCGCTGGCTGGTTATTATTCACGTGCTTGGTGCCACCATTTGGGTGGGTGGCCATTTAATTCTTGCAATCCGGTATCTCCCCAAAGCATTGCAAGAAAAAAGCACCGCGCCGATTGTTGGTTTCGAGCATCATTATGAGGCGTTGGGGCTGCCGGCATTGGCCTTGCAAGTAATCACGGGAGTATGGATGGCGCATATTTATCAAGTTGAATGGTTCTCCTTTGAAACCGTTCACTACGCAATAATTAACACGAAAATTATCTTGCTCCTCTGCACTGTTCTGTTGGCGATTCATGCACGGGTATTTATTATTCCATCATTAACTCCAAAAAAATTACCGCTCCTTGCTTCGCATATTATTCTGGTGACAATAATTGCCGTGGCGATGCTCTATCTTGGCCTTTCGTTCCGTTTGGGAATGGGCTAA
- the rsgA gene encoding ribosome small subunit-dependent GTPase A, with translation MKGSTTVNINNQTTNNSLETLGWNDFFRAGFQEFDDAGLQPARVVAEHRNGYALLTTQGEFRAELSGRLRHSAADRSQLPAVGDWVAVAIEQGGDMAIIHGVLPRRSAFSRNAVGGRTEQQIIAANIDALVIVTGLDNNFNVRRIERYLTAAWDSGATPIVVLNKADQCPNLDERIAEVEGVAIGTTVIAISALEGVGIGTLREHLRPGVTAALVGSSGVGKSTIINQLIGQDRQATGSTSQSVGKGKHTTTHRELIPLPNGAILMDTPGMRELQLWGGNDDGVSEIFGDIEELAASCRFSDCRHEGEPGCAVGNALRNGQLNPSRFENYRKLQRELAYQNRRQDEGAMRAEKERWKKLSKQYRNGPHRP, from the coding sequence ATGAAGGGATCAACAACAGTGAATATCAACAACCAAACAACAAACAACAGCTTAGAAACGCTTGGTTGGAACGACTTCTTCCGAGCAGGATTTCAAGAATTTGACGACGCGGGATTGCAGCCCGCACGGGTGGTGGCCGAACACCGAAACGGATATGCCTTGCTAACCACGCAGGGTGAGTTCCGCGCCGAACTTTCGGGAAGGTTGCGGCACTCCGCTGCGGACCGCTCCCAACTTCCCGCCGTTGGCGATTGGGTTGCGGTGGCAATAGAGCAAGGGGGCGATATGGCGATCATCCACGGGGTGCTGCCGCGCCGCTCGGCCTTCAGCCGGAACGCGGTTGGCGGAAGAACGGAGCAGCAGATTATCGCCGCCAACATTGACGCGCTGGTGATTGTGACGGGGCTGGATAACAACTTCAACGTCCGAAGAATCGAGCGATACCTAACCGCCGCGTGGGATAGCGGGGCAACGCCAATCGTGGTGCTGAACAAAGCCGACCAATGCCCCAACCTTGACGAACGGATCGCCGAGGTTGAAGGGGTGGCGATTGGGACCACCGTCATCGCCATCAGCGCGCTGGAAGGTGTGGGAATCGGGACGTTGCGGGAGCATCTGCGGCCCGGGGTCACAGCGGCGCTGGTTGGCTCGTCGGGGGTTGGGAAATCAACCATCATCAACCAACTGATTGGCCAAGACCGCCAGGCAACCGGAAGCACCAGCCAAAGCGTCGGGAAAGGGAAGCACACAACCACACACCGTGAGCTGATCCCCCTTCCGAACGGCGCAATCCTGATGGATACGCCTGGCATGCGCGAGCTGCAACTGTGGGGCGGAAACGACGATGGAGTAAGCGAGATTTTTGGGGATATCGAGGAGTTGGCGGCCAGCTGCCGATTCAGCGATTGCCGGCACGAAGGGGAACCCGGATGCGCCGTTGGAAATGCCTTGCGCAACGGCCAGCTGAACCCAAGCCGGTTCGAGAACTACCGCAAACTTCAACGTGAGCTTGCCTACCAGAACCGCCGCCAGGACGAAGGGGCGATGCGTGCCGAAAAAGAGCGGTGGAAAAAGCTCTCGAAGCAGTACCGAAACGGGCCACATCGGCCATAA
- a CDS encoding flotillin family protein: MEIPVYLVVPAIVVAAVLFLLMAFSSRYKTVSPDEALIVTGAALTGSNVVEDASGRRIKIVRGGGAFILPVFQRYEKLSLLTHKLEVRTPEVVYTSQGVPILADGVAIVKVGSSVEDVATAAEQFLTKPPDALEAEAREVLEGHLRAIMGAMTVEEVYRHRDKFAQEIQGVAALDLKKMGLQIVAFTIKDVRDPHGYLEALGKPRIAAVKREAEIAEAQAYRDARVQKAVADEEAMKAELLRDTRVAEANKEKELQIATFKREQDTAKAEADQAYFIQEARSKQAVTENQMQVELTRKEREIELEEKEIRRRANQYDAEVKKKADAERYAIEQSAEATKLRQMREAEALQYRIEAEARAKAEQQRLEGLAQADAERARGTAEADVIRLKGLAEAEAKQKLAEAFEKFGQAAVLDILVKMMPELAGRIAEPLRSIDKITVVDTGHGEGAARVSNYVTSLMSTAPEMLRSVAGIDVQELIRRFTARAVEGGTKTETEETPS, translated from the coding sequence ATGGAAATTCCAGTGTACTTGGTTGTTCCGGCAATCGTGGTGGCGGCGGTGCTGTTTTTGCTGATGGCATTTTCCTCACGCTACAAAACCGTCAGCCCCGATGAAGCCCTGATCGTCACCGGTGCCGCGCTAACCGGAAGCAACGTGGTGGAGGACGCAAGCGGGCGAAGGATCAAGATCGTCCGCGGTGGCGGCGCGTTCATTCTGCCGGTGTTCCAACGCTACGAAAAACTCTCCTTGCTTACTCACAAACTTGAGGTCCGAACGCCGGAGGTGGTCTATACCTCGCAAGGTGTTCCCATCCTTGCCGATGGCGTGGCGATCGTGAAAGTGGGAAGCTCGGTGGAGGACGTTGCCACCGCTGCCGAGCAATTCCTAACCAAGCCGCCAGATGCATTGGAGGCCGAAGCTCGCGAGGTTTTGGAGGGCCACCTGCGCGCGATTATGGGGGCGATGACCGTCGAGGAAGTCTATCGCCACCGCGACAAGTTCGCCCAGGAAATTCAAGGCGTTGCCGCGTTGGACCTGAAGAAAATGGGCTTGCAGATTGTGGCCTTCACCATCAAAGATGTCCGCGACCCGCACGGATACCTTGAGGCATTGGGCAAGCCCCGCATTGCGGCGGTAAAACGCGAAGCCGAAATCGCCGAAGCCCAAGCCTACCGCGATGCCCGAGTGCAAAAAGCCGTCGCCGATGAAGAGGCAATGAAAGCCGAACTGCTGCGCGACACCCGCGTTGCCGAAGCCAACAAGGAAAAAGAACTCCAGATTGCCACCTTCAAACGGGAGCAGGACACGGCAAAGGCCGAAGCCGACCAGGCCTACTTTATCCAAGAAGCACGCTCCAAACAAGCCGTCACCGAAAACCAGATGCAGGTGGAGCTAACACGGAAGGAGCGTGAGATTGAGCTGGAAGAAAAGGAGATCCGCCGCCGCGCAAACCAGTACGACGCCGAAGTGAAAAAGAAGGCCGATGCCGAACGCTACGCCATTGAGCAAAGTGCCGAGGCCACGAAGCTCCGCCAAATGCGCGAAGCCGAAGCCTTGCAATATCGAATCGAGGCCGAGGCACGCGCCAAAGCCGAGCAGCAACGGCTGGAAGGCTTGGCCCAGGCCGATGCCGAGCGCGCACGCGGCACTGCCGAAGCCGATGTGATTCGCCTAAAAGGCCTTGCCGAAGCCGAAGCCAAGCAGAAATTGGCCGAAGCGTTCGAGAAGTTTGGGCAGGCGGCGGTGTTGGATATTCTGGTGAAGATGATGCCGGAGCTTGCCGGGCGAATTGCCGAGCCGTTGCGGAGCATTGACAAGATAACAGTGGTGGACACTGGCCACGGCGAAGGGGCCGCCCGCGTCAGCAATTACGTGACATCGTTGATGTCCACCGCGCCGGAGATGCTGAGAAGCGTTGCCGGAATTGACGTGCAAGAACTCATCCGCCGATTCACCGCCCGCGCCGTGGAAGGCGGAACCAAAACGGAAACAGAAGAAACGCCTTCGTGA
- a CDS encoding DUF1573 domain-containing protein — protein MRTTLAQLRLPSLLLAAAIAFPLLGGCQEKPLKAAGPPKIEIVGGELVDWGKTAPGTLKRTVQIVNNGGDTLKISKVQPSCGCTTAPLSKENLRPGDTATLDISLNTPTHAGETSKTITIMSNDSLRPSVMLRLKAFIVREIVASPDFFPAISDVKPGQEGTTEIELLNTAESPVTIQPPTFTDAPEMLVRFDMAAPVVVLPGEKVKVVAHAKPLKAGMSSGEVIFKTDSKINPEVKVRITCNAS, from the coding sequence ATGCGAACAACGCTTGCGCAACTGCGCCTTCCTTCTCTTCTTCTTGCTGCCGCCATTGCATTCCCGCTGCTGGGCGGTTGCCAGGAAAAACCCCTTAAAGCTGCCGGGCCACCCAAAATTGAGATTGTTGGGGGGGAGCTGGTGGATTGGGGAAAGACCGCCCCAGGTACGCTAAAACGAACGGTCCAGATTGTCAACAATGGCGGCGACACGCTGAAGATCAGCAAGGTTCAGCCAAGCTGCGGCTGCACCACCGCCCCGCTAAGCAAGGAAAATCTTCGCCCGGGCGATACGGCAACCTTGGATATCAGCCTAAACACCCCGACGCACGCCGGCGAGACCAGCAAGACCATCACCATCATGTCGAACGACTCGCTTCGGCCATCGGTGATGCTGCGGTTGAAGGCGTTTATCGTTCGCGAGATTGTGGCATCGCCCGATTTCTTCCCCGCAATTAGCGACGTGAAGCCTGGGCAGGAGGGGACAACAGAAATTGAGTTGCTGAACACTGCCGAATCGCCCGTCACCATCCAGCCGCCAACATTTACCGACGCTCCCGAAATGCTTGTTCGGTTCGACATGGCCGCACCCGTGGTTGTTCTGCCAGGGGAAAAGGTGAAAGTTGTTGCCCACGCAAAGCCGTTGAAGGCCGGCATGAGCAGCGGCGAAGTGATTTTCAAAACCGACAGCAAAATTAATCCCGAAGTGAAAGTGCGGATTACCTGCAACGCAAGCTGA
- a CDS encoding YjbQ family protein, translated as MKSYREELWFNTAKPVEFVRITGMVREAVKKSGIREGLCLVNAMHITASVFVNDNERGLWHDFQTWLERLAPHGPLEQYRHNDTGEDNAHAHLKRTVMGREVTLAITNGDLDLGPWEEVFYGEFDGQRRKRVLVKIIGE; from the coding sequence ATGAAATCCTACCGAGAAGAACTGTGGTTCAACACCGCAAAGCCTGTTGAGTTCGTCCGCATTACCGGCATGGTTCGCGAAGCGGTGAAGAAATCGGGAATTCGCGAAGGGCTTTGCTTGGTGAACGCCATGCATATCACCGCCAGCGTCTTCGTCAACGACAACGAGCGCGGGCTGTGGCATGATTTCCAAACGTGGCTGGAACGGCTGGCTCCGCATGGTCCGCTGGAACAGTATCGTCACAACGACACCGGGGAGGATAATGCCCACGCCCACCTGAAGCGAACGGTGATGGGGCGCGAGGTGACGCTGGCCATTACGAACGGGGACCTTGATTTGGGACCGTGGGAGGAGGTGTTCTACGGCGAGTTCGACGGCCAGCGCCGGAAGCGGGTGCTTGTGAAAATTATTGGGGAGTAG
- a CDS encoding GyrI-like domain-containing protein, with amino-acid sequence MIETPQITKTTTQLTAVIPVVVPRNQIGEVMGPGIHELLATVAEQGIAPAGAVFTHHRRLDPEVFDFEISVPVATPVAAAGRVQPSQWPSATVAKTVYHGPYEGLGAAWEEFDTWIVEQGHIPGPVLYESYLAGPQANPDPSTWQTELIRPLAT; translated from the coding sequence ATGATTGAAACACCACAAATCACCAAAACCACAACCCAACTAACGGCAGTTATCCCGGTGGTGGTCCCACGCAACCAGATTGGTGAAGTTATGGGGCCGGGAATCCACGAACTGCTGGCAACCGTGGCCGAACAAGGGATTGCCCCGGCAGGGGCCGTGTTCACCCACCACCGCAGGCTGGACCCCGAAGTATTTGATTTTGAGATCAGCGTCCCCGTGGCCACGCCCGTTGCCGCAGCAGGGCGTGTGCAGCCCAGCCAGTGGCCGTCCGCAACGGTGGCAAAAACCGTCTATCACGGCCCCTACGAAGGATTGGGCGCAGCATGGGAGGAGTTCGATACTTGGATTGTTGAGCAAGGCCATATCCCCGGGCCAGTGCTGTACGAATCCTACCTTGCCGGACCGCAAGCCAATCCGGACCCAAGCACGTGGCAAACGGAACTGATCCGCCCGTTGGCAACATAA
- a CDS encoding triose-phosphate isomerase: MRKTIIAGNWKMNMDLEGGRALADGVKMGTLGMDLTDTFRVVLCPPAVLLHDLSNRLSDCTIAIGGQNLHNKPSGAFTGELSGAMLRSVGCQYVIVGHSERRTMFAESDIEVCLKANAALDARLSPIICVGETITEREEGRVKEVLSRQVRKALEGIFDFGITNCVIAYEPVWAIGTGNTATPEQAQEAHRLIRDLLASIYNPEVAQEVSIIYGGSVTPQNARELFAQPDIDGALVGGASLRADSFLAIINAARP, from the coding sequence ATGCGAAAAACAATTATTGCCGGGAATTGGAAAATGAACATGGACCTTGAAGGCGGGCGCGCCCTTGCCGACGGGGTGAAAATGGGGACGCTGGGGATGGACCTTACCGACACCTTCCGCGTGGTGCTGTGCCCCCCTGCGGTGCTGCTCCACGACCTCAGCAACCGCCTTTCCGATTGCACCATCGCGATTGGCGGCCAAAACCTTCACAACAAACCAAGCGGTGCCTTCACGGGCGAGCTTTCCGGCGCGATGCTCCGCTCGGTCGGTTGCCAGTATGTGATTGTTGGCCACTCCGAACGCCGCACCATGTTCGCCGAATCGGACATCGAGGTCTGCCTGAAAGCCAACGCCGCGCTTGATGCCCGGCTTTCCCCCATTATCTGCGTTGGCGAAACCATCACCGAGCGCGAAGAGGGAAGGGTGAAAGAAGTGCTAAGCCGCCAAGTCCGCAAAGCGCTGGAAGGGATTTTCGATTTTGGGATCACCAACTGCGTGATTGCTTACGAGCCGGTTTGGGCAATCGGGACCGGCAACACCGCCACGCCGGAGCAAGCCCAAGAAGCGCACCGCCTGATTCGGGACCTGCTGGCCTCGATCTACAACCCAGAGGTTGCCCAGGAAGTCTCCATCATCTATGGCGGAAGCGTCACCCCGCAAAACGCGCGCGAGCTGTTCGCACAGCCCGATATTGATGGGGCGTTAGTTGGCGGGGCCTCGCTTCGGGCCGATTCTTTCTTGGCCATTATTAACGCTGCCCGTCCGTAA
- a CDS encoding thioredoxin family protein, which produces MPIQSTMMPLGTSAPDFRLPDVLSGEEISLRAGAPAIATVVMFICNHCPYVIHVQDQIAAVATEYRERGVAFFGINSNDVQQYPEDSPEAMKRVAAEVGYPFPYLFDETQETARAYGAACTPEFYVFDANLMLAYHGQMDDARPRNDIPVTGRDLRDALDAIIEGRPVSEIQKPGIGCGIKWKIAE; this is translated from the coding sequence ATGCCGATTCAATCAACCATGATGCCGCTTGGCACTTCTGCTCCCGATTTTCGCTTGCCCGATGTCCTCTCCGGGGAAGAAATTTCGCTGCGTGCGGGCGCACCTGCAATCGCCACGGTGGTGATGTTTATCTGCAATCATTGCCCCTACGTCATCCACGTGCAGGACCAGATTGCTGCGGTGGCAACCGAATATCGGGAACGCGGGGTTGCGTTCTTTGGCATTAACTCCAACGATGTTCAGCAATATCCAGAAGATTCCCCCGAGGCCATGAAGCGGGTTGCTGCCGAAGTCGGCTATCCCTTCCCATATCTATTCGATGAAACCCAGGAAACCGCACGCGCCTACGGGGCAGCTTGCACTCCTGAATTCTATGTTTTTGATGCCAACCTGATGCTGGCCTATCATGGCCAAATGGATGATGCCCGCCCGCGAAACGACATCCCCGTCACTGGCCGGGACCTTCGCGACGCACTGGATGCGATTATCGAGGGCCGCCCGGTTTCGGAAATCCAAAAACCTGGAATCGGGTGCGGAATAAAATGGAAAATTGCGGAGTGA
- a CDS encoding NfeD family protein — MIELYWICLGIGLLFSLVTFFAGDAPDLDGLLETGGADFLNTTTIAAFVASFGGAGVLVVAYSSLAVLAGLAVSLCAAFLVSAAIQFLYVRPMQRAERSVAFSMKELVGRTARVTIPIPADGYGEVMLGVGGGNVCQIARSNDGTQIPTGTEVVVVESSPDSVSVVPFADS; from the coding sequence ATGATCGAACTCTACTGGATATGCCTCGGTATCGGCCTTCTTTTTTCGCTTGTCACCTTCTTCGCTGGCGACGCGCCGGACCTTGATGGCCTGCTGGAAACTGGCGGGGCCGACTTCCTAAACACCACCACCATTGCGGCGTTTGTGGCTTCGTTTGGGGGGGCTGGCGTTTTGGTTGTGGCCTATTCATCGCTGGCGGTGTTGGCGGGATTGGCCGTTAGCCTGTGCGCTGCGTTCTTGGTCTCGGCAGCCATTCAATTCCTGTACGTCCGCCCGATGCAGCGGGCCGAGCGTTCGGTGGCGTTTTCGATGAAGGAGCTTGTTGGCCGCACCGCCCGTGTCACAATCCCAATCCCCGCCGATGGCTACGGCGAAGTGATGCTGGGCGTTGGCGGCGGCAACGTCTGCCAAATTGCACGCAGCAACGATGGAACCCAGATTCCCACAGGGACCGAAGTCGTTGTGGTGGAATCCTCGCCCGACTCGGTTTCGGTGGTCCCGTTCGCTGATTCATAA